The Rickettsia helvetica genome has a segment encoding these proteins:
- a CDS encoding alpha/beta fold hydrolase produces the protein MKINSIKIGPYINLLPLQYIPKHKISYVEFGDPKNKNIIVCAHGLTGNAHDFDKMAKELSKNYRVISINYPGRSDSENFKKANHYNYTTYIKDTLFFFKRLNIKKPIWLGTSMGGVIGMVLASKYKNIFKALILNDIGAFIDAAPLIKIGGYAKQTVLLDDLASAKEHLKLIYAQIGIKDEEDWDYLIKYSVISTFGGKYKMNYDPAIIKGMKNASNQEDVKLWSVWNKIKCRILVIHGMKSQILTKSTIKKMKETKTFDLYEIKYAGHAPSLMNPEEINYVKSWLEKNS, from the coding sequence ATGAAAATTAATTCAATAAAAATTGGTCCCTATATTAATTTATTACCTCTTCAATATATACCGAAACATAAAATTTCTTATGTGGAATTCGGTGATCCTAAAAATAAAAATATAATAGTATGTGCTCACGGCTTAACTGGAAATGCTCATGATTTTGATAAAATGGCTAAAGAGTTGAGTAAAAATTATAGAGTAATTTCAATAAACTATCCTGGTCGCAGTGATAGCGAAAATTTTAAAAAAGCTAATCATTATAATTATACTACCTATATTAAAGATACGTTATTCTTTTTTAAAAGACTAAATATTAAAAAACCTATTTGGCTCGGTACTTCAATGGGCGGTGTTATAGGTATGGTACTTGCCAGTAAATATAAAAATATTTTTAAGGCCTTAATATTAAATGATATAGGGGCATTTATTGATGCTGCTCCTTTAATTAAAATTGGAGGTTATGCTAAACAAACGGTGCTCTTAGATGATTTGGCTAGTGCAAAAGAACATTTAAAACTTATTTATGCACAAATCGGTATTAAAGATGAAGAAGATTGGGATTATTTAATAAAATATAGCGTAATTTCTACATTTGGCGGAAAATATAAAATGAATTATGATCCTGCTATAATAAAAGGAATGAAAAATGCTAGTAACCAGGAAGATGTTAAACTATGGTCCGTATGGAATAAAATAAAATGTAGAATATTAGTAATTCATGGGATGAAATCTCAAATTTTAACAAAATCTACTATTAAAAAGATGAAAGAAACAAAAACTTTTGATCTTTATGAAATAAAATATGCTGGTCATGCTCCTTCTCTAATGAACCCTGAAGAAATTAACTATGTTAAATCTTGGTTAGAGAAGAACTCTTAA
- a CDS encoding NAD(P)H-dependent glycerol-3-phosphate dehydrogenase yields MNKFKNVAVYGGGSFGTSLASLAAQNCNNVTLFLRDEEIAKEILHNKTNVKYLGNIKLPAHLQATTNLDIIKDFELIMIAVPSYAFDDSIKLLKTHDISKDNILLIATKGFARNPTELFSDRLKTLLPHNSIVFLSGPNLAKELAKNLPASASIASLDIDIANKIANNLGSKIFTTNVTSDIVTLQVAGALKNIFAIKSGIDLAREQGENARATLIVSALKEIATLSKALGSTASSRSLDTSEFFECMQEGGNILLEAGVVGDLILTCYSLGSRNAKFGYEFGISRDKKKFLQEYKELVEGREALKLVLDLMKKYSLHMPIISEVATYIIPA; encoded by the coding sequence ATGAATAAATTTAAAAATGTTGCGGTTTACGGGGGAGGGAGTTTCGGTACTAGCCTTGCTTCCTTAGCAGCACAAAACTGTAATAACGTTACTTTATTTTTACGTGATGAGGAAATAGCAAAAGAAATTTTACATAACAAAACTAACGTAAAATATTTAGGGAATATTAAATTACCTGCTCATTTACAGGCTACTACAAACTTAGATATAATTAAGGATTTTGAACTAATTATGATTGCTGTGCCATCTTACGCTTTCGATGATTCAATAAAATTGTTAAAAACTCACGACATTTCTAAAGATAATATTCTTCTAATTGCAACAAAAGGTTTTGCCCGTAATCCTACTGAACTATTTTCTGATAGACTTAAAACCCTATTACCGCATAACTCTATAGTGTTTCTATCAGGTCCAAATCTAGCAAAAGAACTCGCTAAAAATTTACCAGCTTCAGCAAGTATTGCAAGTTTAGATATAGATATAGCAAATAAAATAGCCAATAATCTAGGTTCAAAAATTTTTACTACGAATGTGACAAGCGATATTGTGACATTACAGGTAGCAGGAGCATTGAAAAATATCTTTGCTATTAAAAGTGGAATTGATTTAGCAAGAGAGCAGGGCGAAAACGCAAGAGCAACGCTTATAGTATCTGCCTTAAAAGAAATTGCTACTTTATCGAAAGCTTTAGGCAGTACAGCGTCATCTCGATCACTTGATACAAGCGAATTTTTTGAGTGTATGCAAGAGGGGGGTAATATATTGTTAGAAGCGGGAGTAGTAGGCGATTTAATACTTACCTGTTACTCTTTAGGATCACGCAATGCAAAATTTGGTTATGAGTTTGGCATTAGTAGAGATAAAAAGAAATTTTTACAAGAATATAAAGAGTTGGTGGAGGGAAGAGAAGCATTAAAATTAGTTTTAGATTTGATGAAAAAATATAGTTTACACATGCCTATAATTTCCGAAGTAGCTACCTATATCATTCCTGCATGA
- the trxB gene encoding thioredoxin-disulfide reductase, with the protein MKITTKVLIIGSGPAGLSAAIYTARAALKPILINGMQPGGQLTITTDVENYPGFAETVQGPWLMEQMSMQAKNVGTEIISDYVEKVDLSKRPFKIFTGAGNEYEAESIIICTGAEAKWLGIASEQEFRGFGVSACATCDGFFFKNQEIVVVGGGNSAVEEALYLTNHASKVTIVHRRDSFRAEKILQDRLFKNPKISVIWDHIVDEIVGSNKPKSVTGVKIQNVHTKEISLVNCNGVFIAIGHAPNTGLFTGQIAMDDDNYIIMKSGTTRTSVEGVFAAGDVQDKIYRQAVTAAGSGCMAALEAEKFLNK; encoded by the coding sequence ATGAAAATTACTACTAAAGTACTAATAATAGGTTCAGGTCCTGCGGGTCTAAGTGCCGCTATTTATACGGCTAGAGCCGCTCTAAAACCAATATTAATTAATGGTATGCAGCCAGGTGGGCAGCTTACGATTACCACCGATGTTGAGAATTATCCCGGATTTGCGGAAACGGTGCAAGGACCTTGGCTTATGGAGCAGATGTCTATGCAGGCTAAAAATGTCGGTACAGAAATTATTAGTGATTACGTGGAAAAAGTGGATTTATCAAAGAGACCTTTTAAAATATTTACCGGAGCTGGAAATGAGTATGAAGCAGAAAGTATAATCATTTGTACCGGTGCAGAAGCAAAATGGCTTGGTATAGCTTCAGAGCAGGAATTTCGTGGTTTTGGTGTTTCAGCATGTGCTACTTGTGATGGTTTCTTTTTTAAGAATCAAGAAATAGTTGTAGTAGGGGGAGGAAACAGTGCAGTAGAAGAAGCTTTATACTTAACCAATCATGCTAGCAAAGTTACTATAGTGCATAGAAGAGATAGTTTTAGAGCTGAGAAAATATTGCAAGATCGATTATTTAAAAATCCTAAAATATCGGTAATTTGGGATCATATAGTAGATGAGATTGTAGGTAGCAATAAACCAAAATCCGTTACCGGAGTTAAGATTCAAAATGTCCACACCAAAGAGATTAGTTTAGTGAATTGTAACGGTGTATTTATAGCTATCGGGCATGCACCGAATACGGGGCTATTTACCGGACAAATTGCAATGGATGATGATAATTATATTATCATGAAGTCAGGCACGACTAGAACTAGTGTAGAAGGTGTTTTTGCTGCTGGTGACGTTCAGGATAAAATTTATAGACAAGCAGTAACTGCTGCAGGTAGTGGCTGTATGGCGGCTCTTGAGGCTGAAAAATTTTTGAATAAATAA
- a CDS encoding AEC family transporter produces MIIFSIVFFKTVSVLLSVVIGFLAGKYSNVERDSISSLLFYFISPIVFFTIPASTTLTLSALSVTVVTFVIATLLSLFSYYFFGKFWQDHTRNIIALSAGTANGGYFMLPIAAALFDDYTLSIYMMAVIGVNIYECSVGFYICMRSFANTTDSILKVVKLPILNAFFLGCLFSFCGFTLPDFLDDFIYNMKGSFSILGMVMVGLALSSLQKFEVDIKFTLATFAAKFLFYPLGVGLFIMFDHFITKWYNNDYYNALKLLSTAPLAANTIVIANLQKFYPEKVATTVFLSLLFVVIYMPTMVSIFLSDLN; encoded by the coding sequence ATGATAATCTTTAGTATAGTTTTTTTTAAAACCGTTTCGGTATTATTAAGTGTAGTAATAGGATTTTTAGCAGGTAAATATTCAAATGTTGAAAGAGATAGTATCTCTTCGTTACTATTCTATTTTATATCGCCTATAGTATTTTTTACGATACCTGCTAGTACAACCTTAACACTTTCGGCATTAAGCGTTACAGTCGTAACATTTGTAATTGCAACACTCTTATCGCTCTTTTCTTATTATTTTTTTGGTAAATTTTGGCAGGATCATACACGTAATATTATAGCTTTATCTGCAGGTACGGCAAACGGTGGATATTTTATGTTGCCTATAGCGGCGGCACTTTTTGATGATTATACATTAAGTATTTACATGATGGCTGTTATAGGAGTTAATATTTATGAATGTTCCGTCGGCTTTTATATTTGTATGCGAAGTTTTGCTAATACCACCGATAGTATATTAAAAGTAGTAAAATTACCGATTTTAAATGCTTTTTTCTTGGGATGTTTGTTTAGTTTTTGTGGTTTTACTTTACCGGATTTTTTAGATGATTTTATATATAATATGAAAGGTTCTTTTTCAATACTCGGTATGGTAATGGTGGGTCTTGCTCTTTCTTCTCTACAAAAATTTGAAGTCGATATAAAATTTACTCTTGCTACTTTTGCTGCTAAATTTTTATTCTATCCTTTGGGAGTAGGGTTATTTATCATGTTTGATCATTTTATAACAAAATGGTATAATAATGATTACTATAATGCCTTAAAACTACTTTCCACGGCACCGCTTGCAGCCAATACTATAGTTATAGCGAATTTACAGAAATTTTACCCTGAGAAAGTTGCAACTACCGTGTTTTTATCTTTGCTTTTTGTAGTTATATATATGCCGACAATGGTCAGTATATTTTTAAGTGACTTAAATTAA